A stretch of DNA from Halobaculum sp. XH14:
TCCAATGGAGCCGGTTCCCATCACCGTCAGCCTGGCGACGGTCACGGTGCTCGGCTCCGTGGTCGGCGCGCTACGCAGGCTCCAGCTTCCGGTCGAGGGACGGCTCAGGCTCCCCGTCCACCGGTGGGCGTCGGAACTGGGACGCGGCACCGTCGGCGCCCCCTCGCGGCGGGACGCGCTCGTGAACACCGTCCTGCTCGTGGCGGTCGTGGCGGCGCTGTCGGGGCTGGCGTACGGGCTCGCCGCGCCCCCGACCGACGGCGGCGGTTACACCGACTACGCGCTCGTGACCGACCAGGGCGACCGGCTCGTGGCCAGCAACTTCACCACCGAGTTCGACGGCGGCGAGTCGGCCTCGATGGTGTTGACCGTGGAGAACCAGGAGGGCGTCCCGCAGCGATACACGGCGGTCGTCACGCTGGAGCGCGTTCGCGGCTCCGGCGGGAACTTCAGCGTCGTCGAGCGCCAGGAGCTCACCCGGCTCTCGACGACCGTCGGCGATAACGAGACCGCCCGCGAACCGCACACGATCCAGCCGACGATGCTCGGCGAGGATCTCCGGCTCAGCTACTACCTCTACGCCGGCGACGCGCCGGACGTGGTCTCTGACGCCCCCGCGGACGAACACCTCTACCTCTGGGTCGACGTCGGCCGGGGCGCGGCCGGGAACGAATCGGCCGCCGTTCAGGAGCCGCGGGTCGCCGGGGCTGCCTGAGATGTGGCCGTGGGAACACCTCGCCGTGGGCTACTTGCTCTACTCGGGCTACACGCGGCTCCGCGGGCAGGGCGCCCCGGCGACGCTCCCGGTGATCGCGCTCGTGCTCGCCACCCAGATGCCCGACATCATCGACAAGCCGCTGGCGTGGATGTGGGGCGTGCTCCCGGCGGGACGGTCGCTCGGCCACTCGCTGCTGTTCGCGACGCCCGCGACCGTGTTCGTGGGCATCACCGGCCTGCTCGCGCGCGTCCCCCGGATCACGCCGGCGTTCGCGCTCGGCTACTTCTCGCATCTCGCGGGCGACGTCGCCTACCCGCTCGTCGTCGCCGAGGACCTCAGGATCGGCTTCCTGTTCTGGCCGCTCGTGCCGGCCGGGGACGCGGAGGCACCCGAGGCGCTCCCGCACCTCCAGGAGCTCGTGATGGACTTTCTCGCCTTCCTGCTCACCCCCCGCGGGACGCTGTATCTCCTGTTCGAGGGGACGCTCGTCCTCGTGACGGTGCTGGTCTGGATCTGGGACGGCTTCCCCGGGGTGCGGCCGGTGATCGACGCCGTGACCCGGACTCCGAACCCGGACCGGCGGTGAGCCGCGGCCGGGAGCGCCCCGGCCGGCTCCGACCCGCGGGCCGCGGCACGCCGGCTCGTTCCCGGCCCTTCGGGCCAAAGGCTCTCCATAACAATGTAGCGACGGGGGCCACGACACGTCGATGACACTGCGAACGGCAGTCGTCGGCGGCGGGAACGTCTCCCGGATTCACCTCTCCGGGCTCTCGCAGAACCCACGAACCGAACTCGTCGGCATCTGTGACATCGACCGGGAGCGCGCACGGACGCTCGCGGAGGAGTACGACACGGACGCGTACTTCGACGTGGAGGAACTGGTCGCCACGGCGGATCTCGACTGGATGCACGTCTGCACGCCGGTCCAGACCCACCTCGACGTGGCCAAGACGGCAATCGAGGCGGGCGTCCCCGTCCAGATCGAGAAGCCGACCACTGAGACGTACGAGGAGTTCGAGGAACTCGCGGCGACCGCGGACCGGCACGGCGTCACGGTGTCGGCCAAACACAACCGCGATTTCGACCCGGCGGTCAGGGCCGCCCAGGCGAAAGTCGAGGCGGGCGAACTCGGGGAGCTGAAGGGGGTCGACGTGGTGTACATGGGGTCGAGCCTCGCGGACGACCCAAACCGGGGCGACTGGAACTTCGACCTCTCGGGCGGCGAGTTCGAGGAGGGGATCCCGCACCCGCTGTACCTGGGGCTCCGGGTCGGCGGCTACCCGGAGAGCGAGGCCGCCGTCCAGGCCTCGACGAGCCTGTTCGGGACGTACGACAAGCCGTTCGACTACGACGCCATGCAGGTGCAGTACCGGAGCGAGGACGGCGTGCTCTGCTCGACGCGGGTGATCGGCGGGACCGTGCCGAACCGGCTCATCCTGCTCCACGGCGACGAGTGCTCGCTCACGGTCGATCTGATCTCCCAGACGCTCGTCAAGCACGACCGGAAGTACAAGTCCTCGGTGGTCAACCGGGCGCTCAACAA
This window harbors:
- a CDS encoding DUF1616 domain-containing protein, which gives rise to MTTHSATEAATRRFPADVPLVVLYAAAVTGLVISGPSLFAGPLRVVVSLPLLVFLPGYAILAVLYPGRPTDASTGGAVNDRSALLDREGLPWGERAAVSFAASLALLPLLAVLLAVARVPMEPVPITVSLATVTVLGSVVGALRRLQLPVEGRLRLPVHRWASELGRGTVGAPSRRDALVNTVLLVAVVAALSGLAYGLAAPPTDGGGYTDYALVTDQGDRLVASNFTTEFDGGESASMVLTVENQEGVPQRYTAVVTLERVRGSGGNFSVVERQELTRLSTTVGDNETAREPHTIQPTMLGEDLRLSYYLYAGDAPDVVSDAPADEHLYLWVDVGRGAAGNESAAVQEPRVAGAA
- a CDS encoding metal-dependent hydrolase — encoded protein: MWPWEHLAVGYLLYSGYTRLRGQGAPATLPVIALVLATQMPDIIDKPLAWMWGVLPAGRSLGHSLLFATPATVFVGITGLLARVPRITPAFALGYFSHLAGDVAYPLVVAEDLRIGFLFWPLVPAGDAEAPEALPHLQELVMDFLAFLLTPRGTLYLLFEGTLVLVTVLVWIWDGFPGVRPVIDAVTRTPNPDRR
- a CDS encoding Gfo/Idh/MocA family protein, with translation MTLRTAVVGGGNVSRIHLSGLSQNPRTELVGICDIDRERARTLAEEYDTDAYFDVEELVATADLDWMHVCTPVQTHLDVAKTAIEAGVPVQIEKPTTETYEEFEELAATADRHGVTVSAKHNRDFDPAVRAAQAKVEAGELGELKGVDVVYMGSSLADDPNRGDWNFDLSGGEFEEGIPHPLYLGLRVGGYPESEAAVQASTSLFGTYDKPFDYDAMQVQYRSEDGVLCSTRVIGGTVPNRLILLHGDECSLTVDLISQTLVKHDRKYKSSVVNRALNNVDRIVDRTLGTVRNVRGVIQRSRDDSWDAERRANGHYYQNDAESRALESGGEMPVPLAEARWTIFLMEEIRNAARSDGSPDVESVEPAVATDGE